The Moorena producens PAL-8-15-08-1 genomic interval ATAACTTGGCTGTTAATGCAGGTAAAGCCGCTTCATCCTTAAGCTTCCCTAAGGATAAGATTGCCCTCCGCCTCACTTCTTGGCTGGGGTCTTCCAGTAACGGGATTAAATGGGGAACCCCTACCTGGGGGTCAAGTTGGCTCACCGATGTAGCTGCTTCGGCACGCACGTTGACAGATTCATCTTTCAGTGATAACACGAGAATTTCTGTAGCCTGGTCATTACCTGGTTCATCTACCAAATTAGCGATCGCTCCCACAACGGCCATCCGCACATCTTCTGATTCGGAGTGGATTGCCTGATACAGGTGCTCAGCTGCTTCTGACCCAATGAAAGCCAGTGCCCAAGAGGCATGACCTTTGGCAGATTGGGGATAATTTGCTGATTCCAACACCTCAATCAACTTTGGAACAGCCGCTTCTCCCATTCTGGCTAAGGCTCCAGCTGATGAACTCTTGACCACTGTATCCTCATCATTTAACAGAGCATTGATCAGGGTAGGAACCGCCTGGGGATCCCTGATTTTTGCTAAAGCCTTGCCACAGGACCTGCGCACCACTGGGTTTGGGTGATTAGCTAGTGC includes:
- a CDS encoding HEAT repeat domain-containing protein, coding for MVTSETQPPAPSETDRFLADVNSQLAEGNVEITNPQQLKKMVESLADSRGMVRLGFVEAFGKIGKPAAPFVMEALANHPNPVVRRSCGKALAKIRDPQAVPTLINALLNDEDTVVKSSSAGALARMGEAAVPKLIEVLESANYPQSAKGHASWALAFIGSEAAEHLYQAIHSESEDVRMAVVGAIANLVDEPGNDQATEILVLSLKDESVNVRAEAATSVSQLDPQVGVPHLIPLLEDPSQEVRRRAILSLGKLKDEAALPALTAKLSDDREEIRQLVKVAIAQIQKG